A single genomic interval of Oncorhynchus tshawytscha isolate Ot180627B linkage group LG15, Otsh_v2.0, whole genome shotgun sequence harbors:
- the LOC112214707 gene encoding serine/threonine-protein kinase/endoribonuclease IRE1a produces the protein MAKETLDKQGSGYKRSSDIQVAGMLVYYILSGGHHPFEGPLGDELEQNRNIIKGTYTLEHVADEVAKDLIEWMINEDPAGRPTVEETLNHPLFWKPQRRLDYLIKIGNQEEAENHRNADPELVQALDQGVETRSFYQWKSKLPPLLIQKVEGKRKAYAENTLGLLRFIRNHDAHYTKVADKDADAACCVCKDLVTTFPDLFGCVYKFAKEQNWNTSRPDLCIFFNAEELSS, from the exons ATGGCCAAGGAGACATTAGACAAACAAGGCTCTGGATATAAGAGGAGCTCTGATATACAG gtggcTGGGATGTTGGTATACTACATCCTTTCTGGTGGACACCACCCCTTTGAAGGTCCACTTGGTGATGAACTTGAACAGAATCGAAACATAATCAAGGGGACTTACACACTAGAACATGTGGCAGACGAGGTGGCAAAGGACCTCATTGAGTGGATGATCAATGAAGACCCTGCTGGGAGACCTACAGTGGAGGAGACCCTGAATCATCCCCTCTTCTGGAAACCACAGAG GAGATTGGATTACTTGATAAAAATTGGGAATCAGGAGGAGGCAGAGAACCATCGTAATGCTGACCCAGAGCTCGTTCAAGCGCTAGACCAAGGTGTTGAGACGAGATCCTTCTATCAGTGGAAATCCAAG CTGCCCCCTTTGTTGATCCAGAAGGTGGAAGGTAAAAGGAAGGCCTACGCTGAGAACACATTGGGGTTACTGCGCTTCATACGCAACCATGATGCACACTA cACTAAGGTTGCGGATAAGGATGCAGATGCGGCCTGCTGTGTTTGCAAAGATCTGGTGACAACGTTTCCTGATCTCTTTGGATGCGTTTACAAGTTTGCTAAGGAACAGAACTGGAATACAAGTCGACCTGATCTCTGCATTTTTTTTAATGCAGAGGAACTAAGCTCATGA